The nucleotide window GAGAGCAGCCAACTCCTCGGCCGTTGGGGCAAAGTTGATCCGCATCCCCGGCTGTACCAAAGCCAATTTCGCGGAGTGCATTTTCTTCTCCAGGAGTTCAACGGCTTCCCCACTCCAGCCGTAGTTGCCAAAGGCCCCGGCCAGAATCCCCTTGTGCTTAATCGGATTGATGTGAGACAACAGCCGCCAAATCGGGGCAACGGCATCGGCGTTAAAGGTAGGGGAGCCAACAATCAGTCCGTCGATGTCAGTCAGGAGTGTGTCCATCTCTTCATCGGTCATCTCACTGACATCGACTAAAATCGCGGTGACCTCGGGCACCGATTGTACCCCCTCCAAAATCCCTTCAGCCATCCGTCGGGTGTGACCATAGGCGGAAGCATAGGCGATCACGATCCGCTTTTCTCCCTCGGCTTCATCGCTGCTCCAGCGTTGGTATGCATCAACATAGGACCAAAGATCTT belongs to Bacillota bacterium and includes:
- a CDS encoding FprA family A-type flavoprotein produces the protein MGDRRLRFISAPFLHWPDTIFTYLEEEQVLFTCDGFGAHYCDPKGRMWASAIGGHMDQVRYYYDSIMSPFKPKILDAMERIKGLPMRLIAPGHGPILDEDLWSYVDAYQRWSSDEAEGEKRIVIAYASAYGHTRRMAEGILEGVQSVPEVTAILVDVSEMTDEEMDTLLTDIDGLIVGSPTFNADAVAPIWRLLSHINPIKHKGILAGAFGNYGWSGEAVELLEKKMHSAKLALVQPGMRINFAPTAEELAALKEWGRDFATAMVREPTAKS